ATCGGATTCATGAAATCGAAGCCGTGACCCATCATGATGTGGTTGCCTTTACCCGCGATGTTTCCGAAAGCCTTGGACCGGAGAAAAAATGGGTTCATTTTGGCTTAACCAGTACCGATGTGGTCGACACAGCGCAAGGATACTTATTAAAACAGGCCAATCAAATTTTGCGGATGGATCTGGATGCCTTAAAAGCGAGCTTGGCCAAATTGGCGAAGGCCCATAAAGATACCGTGATGATGGGGCGGACGCATGGTGTCCACGCTGAGACGACGACATTTGGTCTTGTGGTTGCGACGTGGTATTCCGAAATTAATCGGGATATTCGGCGATTTGAAGATGCCGCAAGTGATGTTGAAGCAGGTAAAATTAGCGGCGCAGTGGGGACGTTTGCCAATACGCCGCCAGCGGTTGAAGCTTATGTGACCAAGCAACTGGGCATTCGCGCGCAGGAAATCTCGACGCAGGTGCTGCCACGTGATCTGCACGCGCATTACATTCAGACGTTAGGATTGATTGCGACATCGGTTGAACGTTTTGCCTTGCAAATCCGCCATATGCAGCGTACGGAGGTTCATGAGGTCGAAGAGCACTTTAACAAAGGCCAAAAAGGTTCCAGTGCGATGCCGCATAAGCGTAATCCGATCGGGTCAGAGAATGTCTCAGGGTTAGCTCGCGTCATCCGCGGTTACGAAACGCCAGCATTAGAAGACGTTTTACTGTGGCATGAGCGTGATATTTCGCATTCCAGTGCAGAACGGATCATGTTGCCGGATGCCACCGGTCTGCTGGATTATATCCTGCACCGCTTTACCAGCATCCTTGATCATCTGGACGTCTTCCCAGAACGGATGAAAGCAAACATGAATTTGACACACGGCTTGATCTATAGTCAGCGGGTCATGCTCAAACTCATTGAAAGTGGCCTGAGCCGTGAGCAAGCCTACGATCTGGTTCAGCCAAAAACAGCAGTTGCCTGGGATGAGCACCGTGATTTCCGGCCGTTGCTCGAGGCAGATCCTGAAATCATGGGCCGCCTGTCCAAGGCCGATTTGGATGACGCCTTTGACTATCGTTATCACCTCAAGCATGTTGACGAAATATTCAAGCGCGTTGGGTTAGCATAACTTACCCGCTGCACGTTTTGGTGATTGAAGACCAAAAAAAACCTGTTCTAGACAGCAATTTGTCTAGAGCCGGTTTTTGCTTAAAGTGACAGGTTTAAATGAGCCGGATTATTTTGCAATGGCGTTTAAAGATAGTACCGGTGGCTGTTCCCACGCATTTTGGGGATTGGCGCTTAATAGTGATTGATCTGTCGTCAAGACAAGTAGGCAGCTGTCGGTTTGCTGCAAGGCGCGACTGGCTTCGGTTAAAAAGGAACGGGTGACTTGTGGGTCAAACACTTCAGCACGGCCGCTTAGCAGCAAATAACGTTTTTTACCCACTAAGCCACGATAAAATTGCAGGTATAGCCGTTGCATGGTGTCCAATGTAGCAGCTGGCTGATCGAGGATTGGCGAGTTGTTATTCAGCCATTCCGGCAAAAAGTCCGTGTTCTTGCTGTGCCCATTGATGTACAGATTATTGCGGACACTGAGATAATCCAGAATGCCAGTGTCTCGGCTGCTGATAAAAGCAAGCTGTTTCATCAAACCGCCGCTCGCAAAATTCTTGATATACTGATCACGGAGGTCGTTCAGTGCTTCCTCGTCTGGCACATACAGATACTGAATCGTTTTGGGTGCAAAGAGCTTCGCAAGATTCTCACGATACACATCAAGTTGTTTTGACTGAAATAACATAGCAATCTCCTAACGCGGCATGACTCGCCGCTTGCGAATCATTGAAAGCGGGGTCACTAATCCCAGAGTGGTGATGAAAATCACGGCCATCCCATTACCTAAAGTTGTTAAAAAGCCGGTTGGTTGAGTGATTTCATCCGTTCTACCGCCGTAATAAAATAAAGTTTCTCGAGTAAATCCGGTTAGGTGACGGGCAAATAATTGCCGAAAAGCCCGGTTCATATCCACACTTTGATAGCCTTCCTGCAGCAGATGACCAAAAACGGA
Above is a window of Lacticaseibacillus casei DSM 20011 = JCM 1134 = ATCC 393 DNA encoding:
- the purB gene encoding adenylosuccinate lyase; this translates as MIPRYSRPEMAAIWSEKNRYAAWLEVEILAAEAWSKLGEIPASDVKALRANAKFDVDRIHEIEAVTHHDVVAFTRDVSESLGPEKKWVHFGLTSTDVVDTAQGYLLKQANQILRMDLDALKASLAKLAKAHKDTVMMGRTHGVHAETTTFGLVVATWYSEINRDIRRFEDAASDVEAGKISGAVGTFANTPPAVEAYVTKQLGIRAQEISTQVLPRDLHAHYIQTLGLIATSVERFALQIRHMQRTEVHEVEEHFNKGQKGSSAMPHKRNPIGSENVSGLARVIRGYETPALEDVLLWHERDISHSSAERIMLPDATGLLDYILHRFTSILDHLDVFPERMKANMNLTHGLIYSQRVMLKLIESGLSREQAYDLVQPKTAVAWDEHRDFRPLLEADPEIMGRLSKADLDDAFDYRYHLKHVDEIFKRVGLA